The region GCTGCATGAGGATGCGATGCTGGCCGAGGTGGAGATTCCAGATGCTTTCACCGAGATGGTATTCGATGCTGCCGAGAAGGAGATCAAGTACCTCGTCTTAACCAACACTTGGCCAAAGTTTGTCAACCTTGGACGTGCAAACAGCCAGCTTACCAAGGATAGCGATGCCGAGAAGGGCAACGCATGGATGCGCAAGCTGCTTTGCAATTAGTGGCAGCATCATTCGAATAAACGGCCTTTTGTGATTAAGATTGATACCCctgctactactactactactactactactactactactactactactactactactactactacaTAACTATTATAAATAATACACTCGCTTTCCACagctgcttcttcttcatacatgatgttgatgttgatgttgttgcGACCGATGCAACTGCCGAAAATGCGGATCCACGATCCACGATGACGTCTGCATTGCACTTGGACATGTTTGGATGTTCATGACAACCTGCAGCGCTCTACGTAAGATGTCCGGTATCACCGAGAGAATTTAGTGTGGGACTTGGATCTAGAGCGATCCAAGTCAGAGATTGGTTGTGGCGGCGCGATGATGTTCATGATGATGTTGATGATAATAGCGggttgcaaaagttggtaTAAACATGGACATGTCCAACCAAGCTCTACACTCATAGCAACACCATCATCCACTCTATACCTTTACCATGTCTCTCAAATACAACAAGGTTCTTGTGCTAGGCGCGACATCCGGCATCGGCTGGGCGCTGGCGGAGAAGATTGTGCAAGACGGCAAACAGGCCATCATCGTCGGACGGCGGCAAGAAAAGCTAGACGAATTCCAGAAGAAGCACGGCAGCGACAAGGTCGACAGCTTCGTCATGGACATTACCAAGCTCGACCAGATCCCGCAATTCGTCAAGGATGTAACGAGCAAGCACCCCGATCTTGACTGCGTATTCCTCAACTCGGGCATCCAGCGCGGCTTCGACTTTTCCAAGCCCGAAACGGTGGACTTGGATGTGCTAGAATTGGAGTTTAGGACAAACTACCTGTCGTACATGCATCTCACAACGGCATTAATCCCGTTCCTGCAGAAGCAAGACAAGGAGACGTCGCTCATCTACACGACATCTGGTCTCGCACTCATGCCGCTACCGCGGTGTCCCAACTACTGCGCGTCGAAAGCAGCTCTCCATCACATGATCCTGGTGCTTCGCCACCAACTAGCAAACGGACCCGGAAACATCAAAGTGGTTGAAATCTTCCCCCCAGCCGTGCAGACGGAACTGCACGACGCCAAGCACCAGCCGGACATCAAGGACGGCGGCAACATTGGCATGCCGCTGGGCGAATTCACAGACGAAGCGTGGAAGGGCTTGGTCGAGGGCAAGGAGCAGATTCCGGTGGGGTTTGTGACAAAGGCTTTTGACGCGTTTGAGAATAAGAGACAGGATATGTATAAGCAGATTTTCCTGTCGTAAGTATGTAAGTTGATTGATTGACTTTTGTCATTCGGGTGCATGGGTGCGTGGTTTGGGTTGTTCCCTGTTCAGACGATATCGGTAACTTTGGTTACAGTTGGACCCTGGCTGATGGGTAGGGATTTGGGACGTTGTGAAAGGTCCAGGGTTAAACTATAATGTATAAAAAGCTGCTGATTGATTTTTGCGTGGTACCTTGGGTGACAGTACCCGTGCGTTGATGAGGTGACGGACGGGCGAAGCACAGCCCCATTGCGGCGCAGTCGTTCCGGGTCGGGTTGCCGCTAAGCAGCTCCCGCCCCCAAACCACTGTATCAAGTTGACCCAAAGGTGCCCAAACTCGTCTTCACCGCATTCTCTGCTCTTCACGCAAACAATATACCCCCCTGTAACCTTAAAAAGCTCGTGAAAGCCAACAAAACGGTCGTTTATCTACATCTGCACTGGATATAGCAGCCAGATTCGGGCAACGGTTCAACATGACGGACAGCTTCAAGAATGCGATGATCAACCGGGCGCTCGGCGACATCAAGAATGTAAGTCGACATCACCCATAAGCCTCGGTCGCTCTATTTACCAACAACACACGCGGTAGAACCTCCAATTCCTCGTCGAATCAAACGTGCTCAGCTCGGCGCAACACGATGCCATATCATCGCAACTGCCCGTCTCAGCCGAGAACAGCGCGCGCGCCCTCCCCGTTGTGCCAACGCAGCAACTGGCGCAGATGAGCGTGCAAAGCTCGCCAACACCGCCGCCAGAGAAGAAGCACAGCAACGTCGGCTACTACGCCGAcacgacgacgacgacgaccaACGCCCCGCCGCCTGCCTACCCCTCTGTGCCCGCCGCGCCTGTTGGAC is a window of Pyrenophora tritici-repentis strain M4 chromosome 2, whole genome shotgun sequence DNA encoding:
- a CDS encoding DltE, Short-chain dehydrogenase (D-alanine transfer protein) translates to MSLKYNKVLVLGATSGIGWALAEKIVQDGKQAIIVGRRQEKLDEFQKKHGSDKVDSFVMDITKLDQIPQFVKDVTSKHPDLDCVFLNSGIQRGFDFSKPETVDLDVLELEFRTNYLSYMHLTTALIPFLQKQDKETSLIYTTSGLALMPLPRCPNYCASKAALHHMILVLRHQLANGPGNIKVVEIFPPAVQTELHDAKHQPDIKDGGNIGMPLGEFTDEAWKGLVEGKEQIPVGFVTKAFDAFENKRQDMYKQIFLS